A DNA window from Chloroflexota bacterium contains the following coding sequences:
- the rpoC gene encoding DNA-directed RNA polymerase subunit beta' has protein sequence MLEINDFDAVRISLASPEQIRSWSYGEVTKPETINYRTLKPERDGLFCERIFGPTKDFECYCGKYKKIRYKGVICDKCGVEVARAKVRRERMGHIELACPVSHIWFAKGTPSRLGLLLDLSPRSLEHVLYFSNYIVTLVNEEARQEAITQLQESVSSEIAERQKAVDDKIAQMEQEGASVEDVNQLRRHFNEEKIQLEEKLTSEVERLKNLCVKELLNESQYHELKQKHGEVFEAGMGAEAILQIIKDIDMDKVRNGLLLETLSSSGQRRKKASKQLRVVEAFRNSGNKPEWMIVTVLPVLPPDLRPMVQLDGGRFATSDLNDLYRRVINRNNRLRHLIEIGAPEIIIRNEKRMLQEAVDSLIDNGRRGRAVSVSGNHKLKSLSDMLRGKQGRFRQNLLGKRVDYSGRSVIVVGPELKLNQCGLPRRMALELFKPFVMHRLVIQGLAPNIKSARRLVERAKPEVYDILEEVVKERPVWLNRAPTLHRLSIQAFEPVLIDGSAIQIHPLVCSAFNADFDGDQMAVHVPLSKAAVREARELALSQHNMLLPSSGEPTVTPTLDMVFGCYYLTTERPGAKGEGRRFGSFDEARLAYELDNINLRAKILVRDQSRDGQEIETTIGRIMFNEVLPLELGFQNKIIDKSGLKQIVSECCRTLSDEETARVLDSIKELGFHYATKSGITIAMNDIEVPESKAKLLEEAEERIAIIDNQYSRGLITEGERYNGVVGVWMETMDRITSTISDTLDRYGGIYMMATSGAKGNISQITQMAGMRGLMTDPSGKIIDFPIKSSLREGHSVLEYFISTHGARKGLADTALRTSDSGYLTRRLIDVAQDVIVFEEDCGTVDGIWISEPQEKTLLPSFAERITDRLVASQIAHPKTGKVIADHNEEIDEQKAAEIIDAGINRVHVRSPLSCQSRRGTCQMCYNRDLSRGRPVKLNTAVGIIAAQSIGEPGTQLTLRTFHTGGVAGLDITSGLPRVEELFEARTPKGQAIISEIGGLIDVIQDEQGRRVKITSSETYHDEYALPARWEVMVNDKQWVDIGAVLATPPAAKETKTKAKTKAVSKETHPIVARIAGNVNIRKKSQLFISYEEMEERVYVIPTAAGIRVQTGESVRAGQQLTDGSVNPQDILRILGREAVQLYLVDEVQKVYRSQGVNINDKHLEIIVHQMLTKVRIDSAGDTDLVPDELVDKYVYADINAKVLAEGGEPATAHTVLLGITRASLSTASWLAAASFQETTRVLTEAAVYGKIDKLVGLKENVIIGKLIPAHYLQLEEAPAALPDESEALLDLSLGEMTEEAPDVRVAKAPGELLDQLLGKEPQEMSSLTTPEEEAGPSGSEDDELKSED, from the coding sequence ATGCTGGAAATCAATGATTTTGATGCCGTACGAATTTCTCTGGCCTCGCCGGAGCAGATCCGGAGCTGGTCATACGGTGAGGTAACCAAGCCGGAGACCATCAACTACCGCACGTTGAAGCCGGAACGAGATGGCCTGTTCTGCGAAAGAATCTTCGGCCCCACCAAAGACTTCGAGTGTTACTGCGGCAAGTATAAGAAAATCCGCTACAAGGGCGTGATCTGCGATAAGTGCGGCGTTGAGGTTGCTCGAGCCAAGGTACGCCGGGAGCGCATGGGCCATATTGAGCTGGCGTGTCCGGTGAGCCACATCTGGTTCGCCAAAGGAACACCCAGCCGCCTGGGCCTTCTGCTTGACCTTTCGCCGCGGAGCCTGGAACACGTACTCTACTTCTCCAATTACATCGTCACCTTGGTCAATGAAGAGGCACGCCAGGAAGCTATCACACAACTTCAGGAAAGCGTCTCCAGTGAAATTGCCGAACGCCAGAAAGCCGTTGACGATAAAATTGCCCAGATGGAGCAGGAAGGGGCAAGCGTTGAGGATGTCAATCAGCTGCGACGTCATTTCAATGAGGAAAAGATACAGCTTGAGGAAAAACTAACGAGCGAGGTGGAACGACTGAAAAACCTTTGCGTGAAAGAGTTGCTCAATGAAAGCCAGTACCACGAATTGAAGCAGAAACACGGAGAGGTTTTTGAGGCCGGTATGGGCGCTGAAGCCATCTTGCAGATCATTAAAGATATCGACATGGACAAGGTGCGCAATGGCCTGCTTCTGGAAACCCTGTCTTCTTCCGGTCAGAGGCGCAAGAAAGCGAGCAAGCAACTGCGGGTTGTTGAGGCGTTTCGCAACAGTGGTAATAAACCGGAATGGATGATTGTAACGGTTTTGCCAGTACTTCCTCCCGACCTGCGGCCCATGGTCCAGCTGGACGGTGGCAGATTTGCCACCAGCGACCTTAATGACCTGTACCGGCGGGTCATTAACCGCAACAATCGCTTGCGCCATCTAATTGAAATCGGTGCACCGGAGATCATTATCCGCAATGAGAAGCGGATGCTACAGGAGGCCGTTGACTCACTTATTGATAACGGTCGTCGCGGTCGGGCGGTCTCGGTCAGTGGCAATCACAAATTGAAGTCCCTCTCCGATATGCTCCGTGGTAAACAGGGACGCTTCCGCCAGAACCTGCTGGGAAAGAGGGTCGACTACAGCGGTCGCTCTGTTATCGTGGTTGGCCCGGAACTAAAGCTGAACCAGTGCGGTCTGCCCAGACGAATGGCTCTGGAGCTCTTTAAACCCTTTGTCATGCACCGTCTGGTAATACAAGGACTTGCCCCGAACATCAAGAGCGCCCGGCGACTAGTGGAAAGAGCCAAGCCGGAAGTCTACGATATACTCGAGGAAGTGGTAAAGGAACGCCCAGTCTGGCTGAATCGGGCCCCTACCCTGCACCGCCTCAGCATCCAGGCATTTGAGCCCGTGCTCATTGATGGCAGCGCCATCCAGATTCACCCGCTCGTCTGCTCGGCATTCAACGCTGATTTTGACGGTGACCAGATGGCGGTTCATGTCCCGCTCTCCAAAGCCGCGGTACGCGAGGCGAGAGAGCTGGCGCTCAGCCAGCACAACATGCTGCTTCCCAGCAGCGGTGAACCAACGGTCACGCCTACCCTGGATATGGTGTTTGGCTGTTACTACCTTACCACGGAAAGACCTGGAGCCAAGGGGGAAGGCAGGCGGTTTGGTAGCTTTGATGAAGCCAGGCTTGCCTATGAGCTGGATAATATCAACCTCAGGGCTAAAATCCTGGTCAGAGACCAGAGCCGAGACGGGCAGGAAATCGAGACCACAATTGGCCGTATTATGTTCAACGAAGTTCTTCCTCTGGAGCTTGGCTTCCAGAACAAAATAATTGACAAGTCTGGACTGAAGCAGATTGTCTCGGAGTGCTGTCGGACACTCAGTGACGAAGAAACGGCCAGAGTCCTTGACAGCATCAAGGAACTCGGTTTCCATTACGCTACAAAATCGGGCATTACCATTGCCATGAATGATATTGAGGTACCGGAAAGCAAAGCCAAACTGCTCGAGGAAGCGGAGGAGAGAATAGCCATCATTGATAACCAGTATAGCCGCGGTCTGATAACCGAGGGCGAGCGGTATAACGGCGTCGTCGGTGTCTGGATGGAAACCATGGACCGTATTACCAGTACCATCTCGGACACTCTGGACCGTTATGGTGGCATTTACATGATGGCCACCTCCGGGGCCAAAGGTAATATTTCCCAGATTACCCAGATGGCCGGCATGCGCGGCCTGATGACCGACCCTTCCGGTAAAATCATCGACTTCCCCATCAAATCGAGCCTGCGTGAAGGACATTCTGTCCTCGAGTACTTTATCTCCACGCACGGTGCGCGCAAGGGACTGGCCGATACGGCATTGAGAACTTCGGACAGCGGTTATCTTACCAGACGGCTCATTGACGTGGCCCAGGATGTCATCGTCTTTGAAGAGGACTGCGGGACTGTCGACGGTATCTGGATTTCAGAACCGCAAGAAAAAACGTTGCTTCCCTCGTTCGCAGAACGCATCACCGACAGGCTGGTGGCAAGCCAAATAGCCCATCCCAAAACAGGGAAGGTCATCGCTGACCACAATGAGGAGATCGATGAGCAAAAGGCAGCTGAAATCATCGATGCTGGAATCAACCGGGTGCACGTCAGGTCGCCCCTCTCCTGCCAGTCCAGACGAGGTACCTGCCAGATGTGCTATAATCGTGACCTGTCTCGCGGCCGGCCGGTTAAACTCAATACGGCAGTGGGAATCATCGCCGCCCAGAGTATCGGCGAGCCGGGCACTCAGCTGACGCTGCGTACCTTCCACACCGGTGGCGTGGCCGGTCTCGACATCACCAGCGGCCTGCCCCGAGTAGAAGAGCTCTTTGAAGCCAGAACTCCCAAAGGTCAGGCCATTATCTCCGAAATAGGTGGCCTAATCGATGTTATCCAGGATGAGCAAGGCAGGAGGGTAAAAATCACCAGTTCCGAGACCTACCATGATGAGTATGCCTTGCCTGCTAGGTGGGAGGTAATGGTCAATGATAAACAGTGGGTAGATATCGGCGCGGTGCTTGCGACTCCACCCGCTGCCAAGGAAACCAAAACCAAAGCCAAAACCAAGGCAGTCTCCAAGGAGACGCATCCCATCGTAGCGCGCATCGCTGGCAACGTTAATATCCGAAAAAAGAGCCAGCTATTCATCAGCTATGAAGAGATGGAGGAACGGGTGTACGTTATCCCTACCGCAGCCGGTATCAGAGTCCAGACTGGAGAGTCGGTGCGTGCTGGCCAGCAGCTTACCGATGGCTCGGTGAACCCGCAAGATATATTGCGCATTCTCGGTCGTGAGGCCGTACAGCTCTACCTGGTAGATGAAGTACAGAAAGTATACCGCTCTCAGGGCGTGAACATAAACGACAAGCACCTCGAGATTATCGTCCATCAGATGCTGACGAAAGTCCGAATCGATTCCGCCGGTGACACCGACCTGGTGCCGGATGAGCTGGTAGACAAGTATGTCTATGCGGACATCAATGCCAAAGTACTGGCAGAAGGTGGTGAACCGGCCACCGCGCACACGGTACTGCTGGGCATAACCAGGGCATCGCTGAGCACGGCTAGCTGGCTGGCGGCGGCTTCCTTCCAGGAAACAACCAGGGTGCTTACTGAAGCGGCCGTCTACGGCAAGATAGACAAACTGGTCGGGCTCAAAGAAAACGTCATCATCGGGAAATTGATTCCCGCTCATTACCTGCAGCTGGAAGAAGCGCCAGCGGCACTTCCTGATGAATCAGAAGCATTGCTGGACCTGTCACTGGGTGAAATGACTGAAGAGGCACCAGATGTGAGGGTCGCCAAAGCACCGGGGGAGCTCCTGGACCAGCTGCTCGGTAAAGAGCCTCAGGAGATGTCCAGCCTGACAACCCCGGAAGAGGAAGCAGGTCCATCGGGCAGTGAAGATGATGAGTTGAAGTCAGAGGATTAA
- the ruvB gene encoding Holliday junction branch migration DNA helicase RuvB, producing MARIISGKPSTEDAPLDTSLRPRRITEFVGQEKIKENLSIAIAAAKGRGEALDHVLLYGPPGLGKTTLANIIAAEMGVNIRVTSGPAIERTGDLAAILTNLHDKDILFIDEIHRLSRAVEEILYPAMEDYALDIIIGKGPGARSLRLNLPDFTLLGATTRYALLSPPLRDRFGAVYRLDFYDHKSIEAILHRSARILQIEAEGEGLKEIARRARGTPRVANRLLKRVRDYAQVIGDGTATHAAAVEALAKLEVDAIGLDEVDHKLLRTIVEKFNGGPVGLETLAAAISEESDTIMDVYEPYLLQLGFLERTPRGRTATQLAYQHLGLPYNKERPPQGTLL from the coding sequence ATAGCTCGTATTATATCAGGCAAGCCCAGCACTGAAGATGCTCCCCTTGACACCAGCCTCAGGCCGCGCCGCATTACTGAGTTCGTCGGACAGGAAAAGATCAAAGAGAACCTGAGCATTGCCATCGCGGCGGCGAAGGGTAGAGGCGAGGCACTGGACCACGTGCTGCTTTACGGGCCGCCCGGACTGGGAAAGACCACCCTCGCAAACATCATTGCCGCCGAAATGGGGGTGAATATCCGGGTTACATCAGGGCCTGCCATTGAACGTACCGGCGACCTCGCCGCCATACTGACCAACCTGCATGACAAGGATATCCTTTTCATCGATGAGATTCACCGCCTCAGCCGCGCCGTTGAAGAAATCCTTTATCCGGCGATGGAGGATTACGCCCTCGATATCATCATCGGCAAGGGCCCCGGCGCCAGAAGTCTGCGACTCAACCTGCCTGATTTCACCTTGCTTGGCGCTACAACCCGTTATGCTCTTCTCAGCCCGCCCCTTCGCGACCGTTTTGGCGCTGTCTACCGACTCGATTTTTACGACCATAAATCAATAGAGGCAATCCTGCATCGCTCCGCCCGCATCCTGCAGATTGAGGCAGAGGGAGAAGGACTGAAGGAAATCGCCCGCCGCGCCCGGGGGACGCCGCGCGTGGCCAATCGACTCCTCAAACGGGTCAGGGACTACGCCCAGGTGATAGGCGATGGCACGGCCACACATGCCGCGGCCGTCGAAGCGCTGGCCAAGCTCGAAGTTGATGCAATTGGCCTGGATGAAGTCGACCACAAGCTGCTGCGGACTATTGTGGAAAAATTTAACGGCGGCCCGGTTGGTCTTGAGACCCTGGCCGCCGCTATCAGCGAGGAATCGGACACCATTATGGATGTCTACGAACCCTACCTGCTGCAGCTGGGCTTCCTGGAGCGCACCCCCCGCGGCCGCACCGCTACCCAGCTGGCCTACCAGCACCTTGGACTGCCATATAATAAAGAGAGACCTCCCCAGGGCACTTTATTATAG
- a CDS encoding cupin domain-containing protein, protein MFYDFPQDFKVFEPAPGFLVHVVSGQRIMFSHVTLQPNAVAPLHNHAEEQMGLVLEGEIEFTIGDETRLVKKGDMYSVPSSTNHGGTAGAAGCVALDVFCPPREVYK, encoded by the coding sequence ATGTTCTACGATTTTCCGCAGGATTTCAAGGTATTCGAGCCGGCACCGGGGTTCCTGGTGCATGTGGTATCAGGGCAGCGCATCATGTTTTCCCATGTTACCTTGCAGCCCAACGCAGTAGCCCCGCTTCATAACCACGCCGAAGAGCAGATGGGGCTCGTCCTGGAAGGTGAAATTGAATTTACCATCGGGGATGAGACCAGGCTGGTGAAAAAAGGGGACATGTACTCGGTTCCATCCAGTACAAACCATGGGGGTACTGCCGGTGCGGCGGGTTGCGTGGCTCTGGATGTCTTCTGTCCACCCAGAGAGGTTTATAAATAA
- a CDS encoding epoxyqueuosine reductase QueH → MKSVLVHVCCAHCAAYTVNHWREQGYAVSAFWYNPNIHPYTEHERRLEAMKALATQSTFPLIVSDGYEIIDYFRQVVGHEDDRCRRCFQMRLSRTAEVARERNFSAFTTTLLISPHQKHELIQEIGAGIAEKTGIEFLYADLRKRYSDSRHLTRKLELYRQQYCGCVYSEWERYANVKIE, encoded by the coding sequence ATGAAATCGGTGCTTGTTCACGTCTGCTGCGCACACTGCGCCGCCTATACCGTCAACCACTGGCGGGAACAGGGGTATGCCGTCAGTGCCTTCTGGTACAACCCGAATATCCACCCCTATACCGAACACGAACGACGCCTCGAGGCAATGAAAGCACTGGCAACTCAATCGACGTTTCCCCTGATTGTCAGCGACGGCTACGAAATCATCGATTACTTCCGCCAGGTGGTCGGGCATGAGGACGACCGCTGCCGCCGCTGCTTTCAAATGCGCCTCTCCCGGACCGCCGAAGTTGCCCGCGAAAGGAACTTTAGCGCTTTTACCACCACCCTGCTTATCAGCCCCCACCAGAAGCACGAGCTCATCCAGGAAATCGGAGCCGGTATTGCGGAGAAAACAGGCATTGAATTCCTCTATGCCGACCTCCGTAAAAGATATTCGGACAGCCGCCACCTGACCAGGAAACTTGAACTCTACCGTCAGCAGTACTGCGGCTGCGTTTACAGCGAATGGGAACGGTACGCAAACGTCAAGATAGAATAA
- a CDS encoding SIMPL domain-containing protein (The SIMPL domain is named for its presence in mouse protein SIMPL (signalling molecule that associates with mouse pelle-like kinase). Bacterial member BP26, from Brucella, was shown to assemble into a channel-like structure, while YggE from E. coli has been associated with resistance to oxidative stress.), with the protein MRKKWFLAAGLALVITVVGLAGCTQEGGALGVTGSNLKVTLSNQQEGIWVSGSGKVSAVPDIAILRLGIEAQESSVAVAQAQAAEAMTAVMSALEGSGVDEKDIQTQYFNIHRVTRWDEKQGKEVVIGYRVTNMVTAKVRDMDEVGAIIDVVAVAGGDLTRIDSIGFTIEDPAPYQDEAREKAVADAAAKAKQLAELAGIKLGKPVYITENAAYPYPVYRQDYFAEAAMSAEPPTPISPGEMEISLNVQVAYAILE; encoded by the coding sequence ATGAGGAAGAAATGGTTTCTGGCGGCTGGTCTGGCACTGGTAATTACGGTGGTTGGTCTGGCCGGTTGCACTCAAGAGGGCGGTGCACTGGGCGTCACCGGGTCGAATTTGAAGGTCACCCTCAGCAACCAGCAGGAGGGAATCTGGGTAAGCGGTAGCGGAAAGGTAAGCGCCGTCCCCGATATCGCCATACTCAGGCTGGGCATTGAAGCTCAGGAGTCCAGCGTGGCTGTGGCCCAGGCACAGGCTGCCGAGGCGATGACTGCGGTAATGTCCGCTCTGGAAGGCAGCGGCGTTGACGAGAAGGACATTCAGACACAGTACTTCAACATTCACCGCGTAACCCGCTGGGATGAGAAACAGGGAAAAGAGGTGGTGATTGGATACCGGGTTACCAACATGGTAACGGCCAAGGTACGCGATATGGACGAGGTCGGTGCCATCATTGATGTGGTGGCGGTGGCGGGAGGCGACCTCACTCGCATTGACAGCATCGGATTCACCATCGAAGACCCAGCGCCATATCAGGATGAAGCAAGGGAAAAAGCGGTGGCTGATGCGGCGGCTAAAGCCAAACAGCTTGCCGAACTGGCCGGCATAAAACTGGGTAAACCGGTCTATATTACTGAAAATGCAGCATATCCTTACCCGGTCTACCGTCAGGACTACTTCGCTGAGGCAGCTATGTCAGCGGAACCACCCACCCCAATCAGCCCCGGTGAGATGGAAATCAGCCTTAACGTTCAGGTAGCCTACGCAATTCTGGAATAG